The following proteins are encoded in a genomic region of Sesamum indicum cultivar Zhongzhi No. 13 linkage group LG8, S_indicum_v1.0, whole genome shotgun sequence:
- the LOC105168445 gene encoding uncharacterized protein LOC105168445, whose amino-acid sequence MSGVSLAASPPSGNQQQQAATPALGGVMGSLRVIELQLVAFIMVFSASGLVPLVDLLFPAFASAYVLMLSRFVFPSLGKISNESPEIFQGSRVFRLYVVVGTAVGLFLPLAYVLGGFARGDDHAVRSATPHLFLLSFQILTENIISGLSLFSPPVRALVPLLYTVRRIFVILDWTKDVWINKTLPANAQLPDVCWYWFGRSLAVANLAYFAVNMLCFLIPRFLPRAFERYFRERDELHLKMAEDKRSSSAAFSNSQTSDKKVD is encoded by the exons ATGTCCGGCGTGTCCCTCGCCGCATCTCCGCCGTCGGGCAACCAGCAGCAGCAGGCGGCGACACCAGCGTTAGGTGGAGTGATGGGCTCCCTCCGCGTAATCGAATTGCAGCTAGTGGCTTTCATCATGGTGTTTTCAGCCAGCGGCCTTGTCCCCCTCGTCGACCTCCTCTTCCCGGCGTTCGCCTCCGCCTACGTCCTTATGCTTTCCAGGTTTGTGTTTCCGTCGCTGGGAAAGATCAGCAATGAGTCCCCGGAGATATTCCAGGGCAGCAGGGTGTTCAGACTGTACGTGGTGGTCGGCACCGCCGTGGGGCTGTTCTTGCCGTTGGCGTACGTGTTGGGCGGATTCGCGAGAGGGGACGACCACGCCGTGCGGTCGGCGACGCCGCATCTCTTCCTGCTGTCGTTTCAGATCCTGACGGAGAACATAATTAGTGGGCTGTCGCTGTTTTCGCCGCCGGTGAGAGCCCTGGTGCCGTTGCTTTATACAGTTCGTAGGATTTTCGTGATTCTTGATTGGACGAAGGATGTGTGGATCAACAAAACCTTGCCTGCGAATGCTCAACTGCCT GATGTATGCTGGTATTGGTTCGGAAGGAGTCTGGCGGTCGCAAATCTGGCTTATTTCGCTGTGAATATGTTGTGTTTCTTAATTCCTCGATTCCTCCCAAGGGCGTTCGAGAGGTATTTCAGGGAAAGGGACGAACTGCACTTGAAGATGGCCGAAGACAAGCGTTCATCATCGGCAGCTTTCAGCAACTCTCAAACTTCAGATAAAAAGGTTGACTGA